AGGCGGCGCGAGCGATCCAGGCTCGGAAAGGGCTATAAAGCCCGTCGCGATCTTTCGGATCCGCTGCATACGCTTGATCTCGCGCATGTCTTCGCAAGAGAGCGTCGTTTGGAAAACCGCTTGTTTGTGACACGCTCCTCGATTGTACTTTCCAGAACGGAACCTTGTTTGAGGAGGCAAGGCGATGAACTGGAAAGCGGCGGCAGTTTCCTGTCTGGCTAGCTTGACGATGTACGGCCACGCGCTGGCCTGGGGCCAGGAAGGCCATGCGGTGATCGCCGAGATCGCGCAGCACAGGCTGAGCCAAGGCGCCTATGACGTGATCGAGCAGCTCTTGCGTTCGCATCTCAAGCTCGAGCCGCCGGCGACGGTCTCGCTGGCCTCGGTCGCGAGCTGGCCCGACGACTATCGCGCCGAGAACCACAAGGAGACGTCGAACTGGCATTTCGTCGACATCCCGCTGGCGTCGAAGCCGGGCGACGCGAGCGCCAGCACCACCGCCTATGACCCGGCGCGCGACTGCAAGGACGACGCGACCTTCGGCTTCTGCCTGATGAAGGCACTGCCGGCGCAGGAAAAAATCCTCGCCGATCCGAAGAAGAGCGACGAGGAGCGCTGGAAGGCGCTCGCCTTCGTCATCCATCTGGTCGGCGACCTGTCGCAGCCGCTGCATTGCGTCGAGCGCCTGGACGGCAACCAGGGCGATCAGGGCGGCAACACGCTGACCGTGACCTTCAACGTCTCGCGGCCGAAGCCGGACGGCTCCACCTATCGCGACCTAACCACCTTCCACGCGGTGTGGGATTCGAGCCTGATCCTGTTCAAATACTATGACTGGGGCAAGGTCGCGCTCGACCTCGAGACCGATGTCATCCCAAATCTCGCGCCATTGCCGGCAGCCGACCAGACGCCGGAGAAATGGCTGGCCGCGTGCCATGGAATTGCCGAGGACGCCTATCGCGCGCTGCCCAAGGGCACGTCGATCAAGTCGGACAACCCGCATGCGGTGATCCTCGACCAGGCCTATTTCGACAAATTCTCGCCGGTCGCCATCCGGCAGCTCGCGCTCGGCGGTCTGCATCTGGCTGCCGTGCTCAATGAGACGCTGGCGGTGGACAAGTAGGCAACTGCGCGCACGGATCCTGGCGGTAGGCAAATACGCCGATGCTCGGCATCGGACGAAGAATGCGGCAACGAACCGCCATGTCTTCAGCCGCTGCCGGCCTTCTCGGTCAAGGCACGCACTTCCGTAGGCGTCACGCCGTAGCGCAGCCGGAACTGCCGATAGAAGGTGGACGGCTCGTTGAAGCCGACCTCAAAGGCGATGTCGGCGATGCGCCGCAGCAGCTGTCGGCGATCGGTGAGGCAGCTATGGACATAGGCGAGCCGCTCCCCGTTGACATAGTCGGAAAAGCTTGTGCCTTCCCCGGCAAAGAGCTGGCGGACATAGCGCTCGCTGATGCCGAACTTGCGCGATACCTGCCCGGCGCCGAGCCCGGGATCGGTGAGATTTCGGGCAATGTGCTGCTTGATGGCCGCAAGCCTCGCCGCGCGGACGCCGGGTGGATGCGCATGGACCTCCATGCCACCGAAGGAAACGGCAAGAAGATCAGTGATATGGCGGGAAGCAAGAGCCGCGAGCGTCTCGGGCTCCTCCATGTGCAGCAGTGACCAGAGGTAATCGAACAGCAGCCGGTGGGCCGGGAGCGTGCGGCCGAGACTGTCGGGACGCACATCGTCGAGGTTCTTCACCAGCGGGGCCAGCAGCGAGCGCTTGAACTGGAGCGCCATGGTCCATTGCGAATCCTCGCTGACGACCGAGTAGCGGCGGTCCAACGGGAAGATGGCGGCGGTGCCGGGATCGGTGCTGAAGTCGCCGCGCCCAGGCATGGTGAAGCGGTAGCCGCCCTTGTTCCAGGATAGGATGATATCGTCGTTGCCGTCGGCCATCAGGGCGCTGTTGCGCTCCCAGACCATGGGAGAGACCGTGCCCTTGGTGAGATTCATCTCAGGCAGGATCAGGGTGCGGGCAGAGAATTTGAGAGGCGTGTCGGCGCGCGGCGTGATGTCCAACCGCATCTGGATGCGGCCGTAGAAATCGCGGATGAACTCGTCCCGGTGATCTTCGGGGATGTCGTCCGCCGAGAATGTGGCCACTAGATCAGCGCTCGGCATCGTGCTCCCTGTCGAAGAACGCCTGGAGTCGGCCGGCGCCTGCCTGCAATTGGCATTTGCCTGTCCGCTGGCGCTTGAGAAACCTCATTTCCGCCTTGGTTCGATCCCGTTCCAAAATGGTGTCTCAGCTTTCTGAAAATGAGTTAGGTGTGACAAATTTGCAAGACTGAAATTCTGGAACAACAACTGTTCCGTTATTGCAATTTTGACTTCCGTATTCGCCACACGCACCCGGATTTTCTCTGCTAGCGGTGCGTCGAAGGGGCGGTACTCGATTTTCATGTCCGCAATGAGCGGACATGTCTTCGCAAATTGACTGACGTCCCGGAGGCCCGCTCACGCATGAGCGGGAAGAAATGCGGACGGAATTTTGAACTGGCAATCCAACGAGGAAAGTATCCGATGAAGATCATACCTGTGTCCATGGCCGCCATGGCGATCGCTCTTGCCGCCGGCAGGGCTTTCGCGGCCGATGCGATCGCCCTCGAGGCGGCCCCAGTGCCACCGGCGGAGGAAAGTTTCGACTGGACGGGACCCTATTTCGGCGGCTTCGGCTCGTTTGCCGTGGGTGACATGAAACTTGCTTCGCGGCAGATCTTTGCCGACGGGAACCCGCCGCCGATCAACGGCGCGTTCGAGATTTCCGCGAGCGGCTTCCTCGGCGGCGTCCAGGCCGGCTACGACTGGCAGTTTGCCGACCGATGGGTGGTCGGTGCGGTGGCAGACATCGCCGCATCCAGCTACGGCGCTTCGGTGACGGCCTCGGTGGACGGTACCGAGATCTTCAATGGCGAAGTGGACGTCAAGTATCTCGGCACCGTGCGCGCACGGCTGGGGCACGCCTGGGACCGCACGCTCATCTACGGCCATGGCGGCCTTGCCTTCGGCAAGACGGAGCAGACGCTGACCGTTGGCGGCACGACCGTCTTCAACGAGGAGCAGACGCGCGCCGGCTGGACGATCGGCGCAGGCCTCGAACACGCCATCACCGATCGCGTTTCCTTCGGCACCGAGTACGCCTATGTGGACCTTGGCTCGAAGCAGATACTCGACAATGGCGAGGGGCTGACGATCAAGGACGACGTGGCTTTCCACACGCTGAAGGCCTTCGTGAATTTCCGTTTCTAGTGGAATGATTTGACGAGGCGCTAGCGCCGTTCCAGGAAAAGCGCGCGACGGGTCTCCGTCCGGAAATGCGTAAGAACAAATGCTCGGAGCGGGTCGGCTAAACCGTCGAACTGGACCGCTCCGAGGGTCACCGACGCACGGCCGCAACCAGGCAGATACAGAGCCCCACATTGAGCGTTGCGGCCAACGCGAGCGTCATCAGAACGAGATTCCCGCCGCCCGCGCCCAAGAGGAGCGCCCCGACCGAGGGCGCCGCCGCCTGGACGATAAGGCTGGGCGTTGACAGCCTGCCCATGAGCGCTGCGTATTGCTGCGGGTCGAACAGCACCAGCGGCAGGGCACCGCGAGCGATCGTATGGATGCCATTGCCGGCGCCATAGAGGATCAACGCCAGCGCAATGAAGGCTTGGCTGGTAAAGAGCAACCAGACCCCGGCGGCCAGCAGCGATACCGATGTCAGCATCGTCCAGATCGGATGGTGCCGGTTGCGGCCGATCAGCATTTCGGCCACGCGCGCGCCGACCTGCGAAGGGCCGACCAGGGCGCCCAGCCCGACCGCGACAGCCAGGCTGACGCCGCGCAGCTGCAGAAGGGTGAGAAGGTGGACGGAGAGCATCGACGCGATCAGCGCCGATACCGTCTGGATCGAGGCAAGGAGGATGAAGCGTATCCTCGCCCGGCCCGCGGCATGCGCCTGTCCGCGTTCGCTCCTTGCCGGCGCGGGCGCCGCGCCCGGAGGCGGCGGTATCACCCGGAGGTGAAGCGGCAGGCAGATCAACAGGTGGATCGCCGCGTAGCAAAGACAGGCGATGCGCCAACCTTCATGCTCGACGAGGAAGGCGCTGAGCGGCCAGCAAACCGTGCTGGCGAAGCCGCCGAAAAGCGTCAGGTTGGTGATCGCGCCGCGCGCCCCTTGTCCATAGAGGCGGCCGAGTGTGGCGAAGCCGGCATCGTAAAGGCCGCTCGACATGCCTAATCCCATAAGCAGCCAGGCAAGCAGGTAGAGCGGATAGGCGTTGGCCGCCGCCATCAGCAGGTGAGCGGCGGCCAAAAGCATCGAACTCGCGGCGAGCACCGGCCGGCCGCCATGGCGCTGGATCAGCCGCCCGGTGACGGGCGACACCAGCCCGGCAAGCAAGAGCCCGCAAGAGAGTCCGGCAACGACCGAGGCCAGCGACCAGCCGGTATCGGCGGCGATCGGCGCGGCGAGCACGGCGGGCAGATAGTAGGACGATCCCCAGGCGAGGATCTGCGTGATGCCGAGCGCCGAGACGAGGACGTGGCGGCTGCGGGCGGCCGGCGCTGCGACTTCCGCCTTCACGAAACGCTCAAAGCCCATTATCTGTCATGCCTAAAAGGGGCAGCGTATGCGCATCGCGGTGATCGACGAGACCGAGGCAACGGCTCAACTCGGCGCTCTTGCCGAGATCTTGATGCAGACCATCGAGGACGGCGCGCTGGTCGGCTTCGTACTGCCGTTCGGCGCCGAGCAGGCGCAGGCTTATTGGCGGGGCCTCTTCGGCTCCCTGGCGGACGGAGACCGCCTGCTCATCTGCGCCTATGTCGATGACAAGCTGGTCGGCACCGTCCAGCTCTATTTGTCGCCGGAACCGAACGCCCTGCACCGGGCGGAAGTCTACAAGCTTCTCGTGCACCGGGGCTTCCAGCGGCAAGGGATCGGTTCGGCGCTCATGGCATTCATCGAAGACGAGGCAAGGAAGAGAAAGCGCTCCCTGCTCCTTCTCGACACCGCCGAGGGCGGAGCAAGCGAGCGGCTCTATCGGCGCATGAACTGGCGGGAAGTCGGTGTCGTGCCGCATCACTTCGTCGATCCGTTCGGCAAACCACGAGCCTCGATCTACTTCATGAAGCATCTGCAGCCCTAAGTTTGTTCCATGCACGTCGTCTTCCCAAGGGCGACATGCATTAGGCCGGAGGCATATAGGCGACCTTCTCGCCATCTTCCTTGACGAATTCGCGCACGGGATTGTCGAGCAGCGGAAGCACCGCCTCCGACGGCCGGCAGAGCCTTGTGCCCTTCGGCGTTTCGACTATGGGCCGGTTGATGAGGATCGGATGGGAGAGCATGAATTCGATCAGCTCGTCGTCGCTCCATTTCGGATCGGCGAGGCCAAGTTCCGCATAAGGCGTTCCCTTCTCCCTCAGCAGCTCGCGCGGGGTAATCCCCATCGCCGAGATCAGGTCCAGCAACCGTTCGCGGCTCGGCGGCGTCTTCAGATATTCGATCACCACCGGCTCCTCGCCGCTGGCGCGGATCATGGCGAGCGTGTTGCGCGAGGTGCCGCAGGCGGGATTGTGATAGATCGTGACCGTCATGGTTTGGCTTTCAGTGGTTCGGATTGCTGAACGATTTCAGGCCTCAGCAGCCAGCCCATCAGCGCCGATGCGATCAAGGCGCCGAGCAGCTCGGCAACGATGAAGCCCGGCAGATCGGCCGGCCTGATGCCGGAAAAGGTGTCGGTGAGCGAGCGCGCCAGCGCGACCGCCGGATTGGCGAAAGAAGTGGAGGCGGTGAACCAATAGGCGGCGGTGATGTAGAGGCCGACCAGCCATGGCACGGCGCGTTGTTCGAACCGGAGGCCTGAGAGAATGACCGCGACCAGCCCGAAGGTCGCGACCGCTTCGGAGAACCACTGCGCGGGTCCGGCACGGAGCTTCGTCGCGACTTCCAGAACCGGCAGGGAGAACATGAGATGCGCCGCGACGGTGCCGGCGATGCCGCCGACGACCTGCGCGACCAGATAGGCGGCGAAATCGCGGACCGGCAGCGAACGGTTGAGGCAAAACACCAGCGAGACGGCCGGATTGAAATGCGCGCCGGAGATCGGCCCGAGAATGGTGATCAAGACCACCAGCATGGCGCCGGTGGCGAGCGTGTTGCCGAGCAGCGCCAGCGCCACATCATGCGTCAGCGTCTCGGCCATGATGCCGGAGCCGACCACGGTCGCGACAAGGAGACCGGTGCCCAGCGCTTCGGCGACAACCCGGCGCGGAAGATCGAAGGATATCATTGCCGGGTCCCCTCGCCCGGCAGGCAGCAGGGTGCAGCAAGCGCCGGCGCGCAGATTTCCGGCCGGCCGGAGCAGCAATCCTCCATCAGGAAGCGGATCAGGCCGGACAGCGCATCGTATTCGGCGCTGTAGACGATCGAGCGCGCGTCACGCCGCGCGCTCACCAGGCCGGCGCGCTCCAGCTCCTTGAGATGGAAGCTGACATTGGACGGCGAAACCGCGACCTGTTCGGCGAGCGAGCCGGCGGCGATGCCTTCCGGCCCTGCGACGACCAGCAATCGCAGCAGCTGCAGCCTGGTCTCCTGCGACAGCGCGCCAAAGGCGGTCAGGGCTTGACGTTCATCCATATTTCAATAATCCTTGAAATGTTGAAATGAGGAATAGCCGACATGCTCTCTCCTGACAACCATAAAATAGCACCTGCCCATGCCATGGACCCATCGGATCTCACCATCGGCGATCTGCTCGACGCGCTGGCCGACCACACGGAAAAACCGCTGGTGTTCCGCTATGACGGCCGGCCGGTAAAGTCGGGCTATCACGTGACCGAGGTCAAGGCGGGACAGTTCTC
The window above is part of the Mesorhizobium sp. WSM4904 genome. Proteins encoded here:
- a CDS encoding S1/P1 nuclease, giving the protein MNWKAAAVSCLASLTMYGHALAWGQEGHAVIAEIAQHRLSQGAYDVIEQLLRSHLKLEPPATVSLASVASWPDDYRAENHKETSNWHFVDIPLASKPGDASASTTAYDPARDCKDDATFGFCLMKALPAQEKILADPKKSDEERWKALAFVIHLVGDLSQPLHCVERLDGNQGDQGGNTLTVTFNVSRPKPDGSTYRDLTTFHAVWDSSLILFKYYDWGKVALDLETDVIPNLAPLPAADQTPEKWLAACHGIAEDAYRALPKGTSIKSDNPHAVILDQAYFDKFSPVAIRQLALGGLHLAAVLNETLAVDK
- a CDS encoding AraC family transcriptional regulator yields the protein MPSADLVATFSADDIPEDHRDEFIRDFYGRIQMRLDITPRADTPLKFSARTLILPEMNLTKGTVSPMVWERNSALMADGNDDIILSWNKGGYRFTMPGRGDFSTDPGTAAIFPLDRRYSVVSEDSQWTMALQFKRSLLAPLVKNLDDVRPDSLGRTLPAHRLLFDYLWSLLHMEEPETLAALASRHITDLLAVSFGGMEVHAHPPGVRAARLAAIKQHIARNLTDPGLGAGQVSRKFGISERYVRQLFAGEGTSFSDYVNGERLAYVHSCLTDRRQLLRRIADIAFEVGFNEPSTFYRQFRLRYGVTPTEVRALTEKAGSG
- a CDS encoding outer membrane beta-barrel protein, whose amino-acid sequence is MKIIPVSMAAMAIALAAGRAFAADAIALEAAPVPPAEESFDWTGPYFGGFGSFAVGDMKLASRQIFADGNPPPINGAFEISASGFLGGVQAGYDWQFADRWVVGAVADIAASSYGASVTASVDGTEIFNGEVDVKYLGTVRARLGHAWDRTLIYGHGGLAFGKTEQTLTVGGTTVFNEEQTRAGWTIGAGLEHAITDRVSFGTEYAYVDLGSKQILDNGEGLTIKDDVAFHTLKAFVNFRF
- a CDS encoding MFS transporter, with the translated sequence MKAEVAAPAARSRHVLVSALGITQILAWGSSYYLPAVLAAPIAADTGWSLASVVAGLSCGLLLAGLVSPVTGRLIQRHGGRPVLAASSMLLAAAHLLMAAANAYPLYLLAWLLMGLGMSSGLYDAGFATLGRLYGQGARGAITNLTLFGGFASTVCWPLSAFLVEHEGWRIACLCYAAIHLLICLPLHLRVIPPPPGAAPAPARSERGQAHAAGRARIRFILLASIQTVSALIASMLSVHLLTLLQLRGVSLAVAVGLGALVGPSQVGARVAEMLIGRNRHHPIWTMLTSVSLLAAGVWLLFTSQAFIALALILYGAGNGIHTIARGALPLVLFDPQQYAALMGRLSTPSLIVQAAAPSVGALLLGAGGGNLVLMTLALAATLNVGLCICLVAAVRR
- a CDS encoding GNAT family N-acetyltransferase, producing the protein MRIAVIDETEATAQLGALAEILMQTIEDGALVGFVLPFGAEQAQAYWRGLFGSLADGDRLLICAYVDDKLVGTVQLYLSPEPNALHRAEVYKLLVHRGFQRQGIGSALMAFIEDEARKRKRSLLLLDTAEGGASERLYRRMNWREVGVVPHHFVDPFGKPRASIYFMKHLQP
- the arsC gene encoding arsenate reductase (glutaredoxin) (This arsenate reductase requires both glutathione and glutaredoxin to convert arsenate to arsenite, after which the efflux transporter formed by ArsA and ArsB can extrude the arsenite from the cell, providing resistance.), whose translation is MTVTIYHNPACGTSRNTLAMIRASGEEPVVIEYLKTPPSRERLLDLISAMGITPRELLREKGTPYAELGLADPKWSDDELIEFMLSHPILINRPIVETPKGTRLCRPSEAVLPLLDNPVREFVKEDGEKVAYMPPA
- a CDS encoding MIP/aquaporin family protein, with the protein product MISFDLPRRVVAEALGTGLLVATVVGSGIMAETLTHDVALALLGNTLATGAMLVVLITILGPISGAHFNPAVSLVFCLNRSLPVRDFAAYLVAQVVGGIAGTVAAHLMFSLPVLEVATKLRAGPAQWFSEAVATFGLVAVILSGLRFEQRAVPWLVGLYITAAYWFTASTSFANPAVALARSLTDTFSGIRPADLPGFIVAELLGALIASALMGWLLRPEIVQQSEPLKAKP
- a CDS encoding metalloregulator ArsR/SmtB family transcription factor, translated to MDERQALTAFGALSQETRLQLLRLLVVAGPEGIAAGSLAEQVAVSPSNVSFHLKELERAGLVSARRDARSIVYSAEYDALSGLIRFLMEDCCSGRPEICAPALAAPCCLPGEGTRQ